DNA sequence from the bacterium genome:
ATAGTCAGCAGTAAGAAGATGTTTTGCTCCTGTTGCTACCGGATGACACGAAACCCTTGTAATAACAGCCGCTACATCACCATTTTTGTCTGTAATCTTTAAAACCTTCAAAGCATCATCAACCTTACCGTCTGGGTTAGGCATATTTTCAACAACACCTTTATACAAAAGCCGTCTGTTCATAGGAACAGTTGTAATACCCTCACCATAAAAAAGTTCTCCTTCCTCCATTTTTTCTATTGCTTTTTTTACAGATGCATAAACCTTTGTTTCAAGGAGTTCTACATTCTTTTTTATTACAGAGTCCTGAGCAGTATTGTCTACTTCATAATCGGAAGGTCTTAATTTTATTCCACCGTGAGTATGCGAACAGTTTATCATTACATCAGATAAGTTCACGCCAAGAATTTTAGCAATATTTTCTCTCAACTTTAAAGATAATCCCCTTCCAAGCCCAATAAGGTCAACAGCACCAATAAAAACTTTTTTACCTTTTTCTTCCAAAATAAGAGAAGTAAACGTTAAGGGGTCATGTACTCCATCACTCAAATCTTTTCTTGCTCCATAACCAGCCATATAACTTGGCCAATCTGGAGTGATACTTGTTCTGTCTATCCCGAATCTCATCTTTCTCTCCTTTACCCCGCGCGTTTTTAACGAGGGGTCATTGATTTATAGGTTTTAATTCTTTTTTTTTACTTTTCTTTTAGAGGTTCTTATTTTATCTTGTTTCAAACTATTAACAAAATAAAAATAGTCGAACGATTTTTCTGATGGAACAAGAGTTTCTCCTTTCCAGAATAAATGAGGCCCCCTTGATTCTTCTCTTTTAAGACACCCTTTTACCACACAAATAGATGTTAGTAACGCATTATAAAACTCAAAATATAACCTCAAATTTTTTGAAGGTGAAATACTCTCTTTTAATGAAACCAAATACTTTTCAAGTTCAACAAGTTGCTTCTCTTCTCTCACAACAGATGCGTATAAAGACATCTTTTCTTTTAAAGATGAGAATAACTCTTTTAATTTTGTTTCAGAAAAATCCCCTATATATTTATCAAAAAAATCTTTTCTTACCCGAAAACCAGCTCTGTTTCCACGTGTATTTAAAAATCTTTTAAGAATTTCTTTAGCAACCCGTTGACCAAACACCTGTGTATCAAGGAGTGCGTTACCTCCTGGCCGATTAGCCCCGTGTTGCCCTCCTGCTGATTCCCCACAAGCAAAAAGTCCTTCTACTGAACTTTCTCCATACCTATCTATTTTTATACCACCTTGAAAATGTTGCGCTGCTCCAAAGATTTCAACTTTTTCTTTAGATAAATCTATACCACGCCTTAAGAAATGGTTGTATATATCAGGATTAATAAACTTTAGCCTTTGAAAAGGTGTTTCTTTATTAAGTTTTAACCCTCTTTCGGTATACCACTCTTTTATATCTTGCGGAATATTTGAATCTTCCCATCCAAAAGGGTTCTCTGTATAATCAAGAAAAAGAGGTTCTTCTCTGTTAGCTATAATATCAATTATTTTACTCTCTTCCTCATTAGATACAGGCCAACTTGCACCTTTTCTAAAGACGACCCTAAAAATATCGTTAGGTTGATTATATATTGACCTTAACACTTCCTTATTTTCTTGGTTAACAATTCGAGGTATTGCTCTCATAAAACTACCTGAACAAGCAACATTAAGTTTACGGCTACATATACCAAACTGTATAAATTCCATATTAACAAGTTCAGTTCCACAACGCAAACCTGCGCCATACCCGTCGCCGGTCATTCCGCTTGGATAACAGTTGTTTTTATATATTGCTCCCGCTCCACCGGTTGCAAGAACA
Encoded proteins:
- a CDS encoding FAD-binding protein → MKIDTISCDVLVVGAGGAGLKTAVTLLENSKSLKVSIAVKGQIGKCGVTANAVSDRMAFHATLPYTMPNEKDNWVYHSNDIFEIGRLVSDLPLAKYLAKDSAEAISYLDGLGVPFVKDDKGRLVQFLTDGSVYPRACYTGPYTGIDIEKYLLKRLMRYKPDILENFMVIDIVTNEEKGVEGAVCVDKANKIYFVKTNYIVLATGGAGAIYKNNCYPSGMTGDGYGAGLRCGTELVNMEFIQFGICSRKLNVACSGSFMRAIPRIVNQENKEVLRSIYNQPNDIFRVVFRKGASWPVSNEEESKIIDIIANREEPLFLDYTENPFGWEDSNIPQDIKEWYTERGLKLNKETPFQRLKFINPDIYNHFLRRGIDLSKEKVEIFGAAQHFQGGIKIDRYGESSVEGLFACGESAGGQHGANRPGGNALLDTQVFGQRVAKEILKRFLNTRGNRAGFRVRKDFFDKYIGDFSETKLKELFSSLKEKMSLYASVVREEKQLVELEKYLVSLKESISPSKNLRLYFEFYNALLTSICVVKGCLKREESRGPHLFWKGETLVPSEKSFDYFYFVNSLKQDKIRTSKRKVKKKN
- a CDS encoding neutral/alkaline non-lysosomal ceramidase N-terminal domain-containing protein; protein product: MRFGIDRTSITPDWPSYMAGYGARKDLSDGVHDPLTFTSLILEEKGKKVFIGAVDLIGLGRGLSLKLRENIAKILGVNLSDVMINCSHTHGGIKLRPSDYEVDNTAQDSVIKKNVELLETKVYASVKKAIEKMEEGELFYGEGITTVPMNRRLLYKGVVENMPNPDGKVDDALKVLKITDKNGDVAAVITRVSCHPVATGAKHLLTADY